From a single Microcoleus sp. FACHB-672 genomic region:
- the patD gene encoding heterocyst frequency control protein PatD, which translates to MLPEIHRQHYQRLYELLERLQQIALPEGVPDKATFSKALPQVWQFFQEQILSLPADELDRQTASKVQSYQTEMHKQLKLLDTDVMLLQASRQPATIQQRQAQLGDRIKTLMGYCEAVLGSEE; encoded by the coding sequence ATGCTGCCAGAAATTCATCGCCAACACTATCAGCGATTGTACGAACTGCTAGAGAGGCTGCAACAGATCGCCCTGCCAGAGGGAGTTCCAGATAAGGCGACCTTCTCAAAAGCACTCCCACAAGTGTGGCAATTTTTTCAGGAGCAAATTTTGAGTTTGCCGGCAGATGAGTTAGACCGGCAAACCGCATCAAAGGTACAGTCTTACCAAACAGAAATGCACAAGCAACTGAAGCTTTTGGACACAGATGTAATGTTATTGCAAGCGTCACGGCAGCCGGCAACCATTCAACAACGGCAGGCTCAGCTAGGGGATCGCATTAAAACTTTGATGGGATACTGTGAGGCGGTATTGGGGAGTGAAGAGTGA